One Lytechinus variegatus isolate NC3 chromosome 14, Lvar_3.0, whole genome shotgun sequence genomic region harbors:
- the LOC121427907 gene encoding uncharacterized protein LOC121427907, whose product MSSKDDVEQKNKEKSPFINPDEVVSESFMDSVTDVVNLTTVERVARTCGLQQVKIENLKVSLSLSSPKNIGFHILHAVRQLQGCSLTYERLLNAIKTCNNRDAADTLIREYSINMTFDETR is encoded by the exons atgtcatcaaaagATGATGTTGAACAGAAGAACAAGGAAAAGAGCCCGTTCATCAATCCAG atgaaGTCGTGTCTGAGAGTTTTATGGACAGTGTAACGGATGTTGTAAATCTGACCACGGTGGAACGGGTCGCGCGGACCTGTGGTTTACAGCAGGTAAAAATAGAAAACCTGAAGGTCTCGTTGTCGCTTTCAAGTCCGAAGAACATTGGATTTCATATCCTGCATGCTGTTCGCCAACTCCAGGGATGCAGCCTCACCTACGAAAGGCTGTTGAATGCAATCAAGACATGTAATAACAGGGATGCTGCCGATACTCTCATCAGAGAGTACAGCatcaacatgacctttgatgagaCAAGGTGA
- the LOC121427640 gene encoding uncharacterized protein LOC121427640, whose translation MNLIKQPNFLQIHEICHIRANKQLENWYYMKLHLLISLYFLSVNFPVTIKALPIQQVPSLSQTHDWAQCEFQGFEDYEEVCHTQTITLPTCNPGYRRAWPCLPDFDGLPEDFDPNHDVCDRCPPNTFQTYYNKCPVCHNCSVCDDGETVQKQCDMESDTVCSPSDSEELSSPLMPIVPTVKEIMPSSAEPNSSLQPFIPTVMSPDGQTQRTHETDLPNEDPHDLPIAEPRSTKEGVYEAVIIGLAVLFILALIGWGWREWHFRKKLQDTKNGQENIQLETGLANGRAPHGADDKDREERGVSEPLLGGCRNGEAGGASGHAPNGQLVGGASGDAPGGASGGASRGTSSTASGNLSGAAFGLFADLNPHCQHDGVYGHPPDDASFHSSNNGDDAPGHATANAPYYSPERICGQPIVCASEDPPDGAPGQPTAGSSDNPSEVAQGHPDDGAPGHRSDGTSGQPSCSTFSHPDKDALNDASSDHGFDDPLNSATADQSDSTLGHQTNGACGNHLESSLGHQYNNTSSQPAKSAPANLLINSSDHQSDSASESITASVHSACGHQSETASGNLSDNASSLGSASILNLSDIDSDDQPESSCGQLNGNASGRSFDSADVDDRGTNAIPVRPEIPADDVVTTKFLQHVAQELPHILIKKTCRLLGLQEKDIDDIEALCHRDEQGFEFLKKLLGVVGKDFTYRALLDALKTLKNKHHADNLIRDFNIVL comes from the exons ATGAATTTGATAAAACAGCCAAACTTCcttcaaattcatgaaatttgtcacATTCGAGCGAACAAGCAATTGGAAAACTGGTACTAT ATGAAACTTCATCTTCTAATATCACTCTACTTCCTTTCTGTAAACTTCCCAGTGACTATAAAGGCCTTGCCCATTCAACAAGTACCATCTCTCTCTCAG ACTCATGATTGGGCCCAATGTGAGTTTCAGGGATTTGAAGATTATGAAGAGGTTTGCCATACCCAAACTATAACACTGCCCACATGCAACCCCGGATATAGAAGGGCATGGCCCTGCTTACCAGATTTCGATGGACTTCCAGAGGACTTTGACCCAAATCATGATGT ATGTGATCGCTGCCCACCGAATACATTCCAAACTTATTATAACAAATGCCCGGTATGCCACAACTGCTCTGTGTGTGATGACGGAGAAACAGTCCAAAAGCAATGTGATATGGAGAGTGATACAGTATGTTCGCCGTCGGATTCCGAAGAATTG TCGAGTCCCTTGATGCCAATAGTCCCAACTGTGAAAGAAATTATGCCATCTTCAGCGGAACCAAATAGCTCTCTTCAACCATTCATTCCTACGGTAATGTCACCAGATGGGCAAACTCAGAGAACTCATGAAACTGATTTACCAAATG AGGATCCACATGATCTGCCTATTGCTGAGCCAAGGTCTACCAAGGAAGGAGTGTATGAAGCAGTCATTATTGGTTTGGCTGTATTGTTCATCTTAGCTTTGATAGGTTGGGGGTGGAGAGAATGGCATTTCAGAAAGAAGCTGCAAGATACTAAAAATGGTCAAG AGAATATCCAACTGGAAACAGGTTTGGCTAATGGTAGAGCACCACATGGAGCTGATGACAAGGATCGTGAAGAAAGAGGTGTCTCAG AGCCCCTGCTTGGAGGGTGCAGAAATGGAGAAGCTGGGGGAGCCTCGGGTCATGCACCAAATGGTCAACTTGTTGGAGGAGCTTCTGGAGATGCCCCTGGTGGTGCTTCTGGTGGTGCTTCTAGAGGTACCTCCAGTACTGCATCTGGAAATTTGTCTGGTGCTGCTTTTGGTCTTTTTGCTGATCTCAACCCACATTGTCAACATGACGGTGTCTATGGTCATCCACCTGATGATGCCTCTTTTCATTCATCTAATAATGGAGATGATGCTCCTGGTCACGCAACTGCTAATGCTCCTTACTACTCACCTGAAAGAATCTGTGGACAACCTATTGTTTGTGCCTCGGAAGATCCACCTGATGGTGCTCCTGGTCAGCCAACTGCCGGTTCTTCTGACAACCCTTCTGAAGTTGCCCAAGGTCACCCTGATGATGGTGCCCCTGGTCATCGATCTGATGGTACCTCTGGTCAACCATCTTGTAGCACCTTTAGTCATCCAGATAAGGATGCTCTCAATGATGCATCATCTGACCATGGCTTTGATGATCCATTAAACAGTGCCACTGCTGATCAATCCGACAGTACTCTGGGACATCAGACCAACGGAGCCTGTGGCAATCATTTAGAGAGTTCCCTTGGTCATCAGTACAATAACACCTCTAGTCAACCAGCTAAAAGTGCCCCTGCCAATCTTTTAATCAATTCATCTGATCATCAATCGGACAGTGCCTCAGAATCTATCACTGCCTCTGTTCATTCTGCCTGTGGACATCAATCTGAAACTGCCTCTGGCAATCTGTCAGACAATGCCTCTTCGTTAGGCAGTGCCTCCATCCTTAACCTATCTGACATCGACTCTGATGATCAACCTGAAAGTAGCTGTGGTCAACTAAATGGTAATGCTTCTGGTCGTTCATTCGACAGTGCGGATGTTGATGACAGAGGAACTAATGCAATCCCAGTAAGGCCAGAAATCCCAGCAG ATGATGTAGTAACTACCAAGTTCCTCCAACATGTTGCCCAGGAGTTACCCCACATCCTAATCAAGAAGACCTGTCGGTTGTTAGGTCTCCAGGAGAAAGACATAGACGACATCGAAGCCCTGTGCCATAGAGATGAGCAAGGATTCGAGTTCCTGAAGAAACTGTTGGGCGTAGTTGGCAAGGACTTTACTTACCGTGCGCTCCTTGATGCCTTGAAAACATTGAAGAATAAACACCATGCAGATAATCTCATCAGGGATTTTAATATAGTACTATAA